The genomic DNA ATTGATAAATCATTTGTACTTAGGCTACTTTGTGGGATCATACAGACATTTCAAACTTTTCTAATTGATATGGAAACTTCATCCGGTCGGGCCAAAACAAGCGGGTGGGCTGCATTTGGTCTTAAGCAGCAGCAGCGTCAGCTCGCAGTTGATGATGACCCGTACCCACCTATATCAGGGGCCCCATCTCCAATTAGGAATAATCTGAGAAATCATAGGCCAATCTCTTCAATTTCCCCTTCTGTGAAATCTCCATCTCTATCGAATAATAGAGAGCTTAAGAAACCGCTACTTGCTGCCAGTTGTAGTAGTACAATTGCGAGCAATGAGAAAACTAATGAGTATGAAAAGCTTAAAGAGAACTTTTCCTGGGTCGATAAAAGCTTGCTTGATGATGTTCTAGCTACTGTAGAGTATGACGTTGATCAGGCCTATGCTTCACTCAATGCGATGTTCGATTCTGTTAACGAcggaaaaataaatattaaccaAGCAATCAAACCTGAATCTTTCGGAGAGTCCATTGATCTTGaaaagaagaatgatgatgatAGTGGTAGTTCGAAGTTGTTTTTTGCAAGATGGGACTCAATACCTATCGAGCCTGAATGGGAAGAGGATGATATATACTACGTACATCGGAAAGATGCAATGAAGATGATGAGGTAGATTTTCGTGATAGATTTTTCAAAGACATCGCTATGGTggttaaataaatgattttaatttttaaaatttattttcttggcTTCTAAGCAGATCAGCTTCTCAGCACTCTAAGGCTGCCCAAAATGCCTATCTAAGGGGCGATCATATCTTGGCACAACAACTTTCATTGAAGGCAAAGGAAGAATGGATGGCTTCTAAAAGTCTCAATAACAATGCAGCAAAAGAAATACTGAACATTAGAAATAAGGAAAATAACTTGTGGAAAATAGATTTGCACGGTCTTCATGCCTCAGAAGCTGTTGAAGCCGTGGAAGATCGATTGAAAGGACTCGAATCTCATAATCTTCCATTGAGTCACTCTGTATCACTCAATGATATAAGCCAAGCAGGAGAAGAATTAGGGTTGGATTCTGCATCTACTGAATTTGCACGTCATACAAGGGTAAAGAAGTTGTATGAACTTAATGAATCTTCCAGCCTGAACAGACCTACAACGTTACATGTCATTACAGGTATTATTTTCCATTAATTTATAGAATCTTTTGATATCTAGTTTATTTGGTTACTTgtgattgattaattatttgttcCTTTTACGTTTAGGCAAAGGTAGTCACAGTCGCGGGGAAGCATCTATTCCAATTGCAGTCAGAAACTTCCTTAATGATAATGGGTAAGGACTAACTTCCAAATAAGGCGTGGTTATAAATATTTGTTCTCATTTCCTCTAAACTCTAATAGATGTTTTTTTGTCCTGGTTTTTGAAGGTATCGTTATGATGATACACGGCCAGGTATGATGACAGTATGGCCCAAGATTCATCGCCAAAGAAAACGTTGTGACAGAGTGTTGATCGGTTTTGACAATAGAAGATAAAGTGCTGCTGGTGCAGTTATTGATGAACAagaatgattattattattatcatcttaAAAAATGATGTGtaacatattattttcaatGTATCTTAGAGGGAATTTCTCTTTTGTTTTATAACCATTGAATtgacaataatttattaatatatgtttaattaagttatGTATGTGTTTTTAGATATCTCATATATTCTTATGTTTTAAGATGTGCTTAGTTTTTTGGAATTGGTATTAGAAtctaattttacaaaaaatgaTGTTAATCTTAtgttaagatttaaaaaaatataataaaaaaaaataaaaaatattattcatcttaTTGAGACATTTGaactaaaaaaaaagtgaaaattttaattgaattctattataattccaatttcttaattttagaTTACCTAGATATGAAATTAAACCATCCAATTCCAATGTTACCAAACACATTTTCTAGTGACTAAATGTAAAATCATAACCCTTTAAATTAGAGAATACTTGCCATTTAAGGTAATGGTGGGTTTCAAATTTAAGTATAACATCAAAATGAGTGATTATTACAGTTtaagaaaaaatgaagaaaaaaaagaagccAATAACAGTTGATAATTATGAATTCTGGTTAATTATGAGGCATAAAGAATAACAATTGAGTAAATGTCTTGCTTATAAAAACACTACGTCTCATTCAAATAACATCTCCCGATGGATTCTGTTCCATCACTCTGCTGCACGGCCTATTAATCTGTTATATTTGACGTTTTCGTAATACTTGTCTTCATTGTATAATTTCCTGTACGATACAATTAATACCAcataaatattttgacaaataaaagaATGAACAAGATTTAGATATGAACTTACACTAGATCAAGAAATGTATCGGTTTTATTTATGGCTTGCCCTTCTGCGAGTTCAAGACATGAATGATGCATTATCATCTCCCTCAAAGTCTGCTTTGTGCTCTTAACATCATTATCCCATAAGATACACTGAATAATATCATCATAATCAATAACAAACATATAAGTTTAAAAGATAACACCACAAAGGAAGAAAATCAAGTAGAGTACACTATTATACCTTTCTAAAATATTCTCCTTTAATCACTTCCCATGGTGCTTGTCCTTCAGCAGAGAAAATCGAAGCATTCCATAGACCACCTCTAGCAATCATCACAGACGCGGCACCTTATATAACAGAAAGACAACATTTACCAGAGTTCACAATAAAAAAAGGGAAGCAGCTTCGGAAGAAACAAAACCAtcttttacaaaaacaaagaaatAGTTTATTAGAAGTCGTCTTCTCTTACCTGTGGcattttttatcttttgaacATCTTCATATTCAAAAATATCGCCATTTGCTATGACAGGAATGGATAGAGCTGCTACCACATCTGCAATCTCGTTCCATTTAGCAGGATCTCTAGGTCTATCTGCAACTTTTCTGCACTCCTTCCAATAGAAAAATAATCAAGTATTATTACtttgaaatttaaaagaaaCATATAAGAATTCAACAGTTAACCCAACTAGGAATGCATAACCATATAGCATCAACAGTAACCTAATATTTACCCAAAAGGATGAAGAAATATCATAAAACTCATTCCAAACAGGATTCAGATCACATCGTCACTTTAATCCTTAAATTCGGGCTATAAAACACTCCCTCGTAATCACACTGCTCGAGATAGATGTGAAAAGGTGTTTTCCCCTATCTTCAGACAAATAGTCTTAGTCATGTAAAATGGAACAGAACAATGTATACAGTCTACATCAAATCTTAGACATCGCAATCTAATAAAAATGCTGACTAAATTATCACTACCTTCCGTGGACAGCAACAGCTGAAACACCGGTTTTCTCAATTCTCCGTGCCAATTCTACTGTCTCAATTGGAGATTTCAGAAGCCGGATCTTACATGTCACTGGTATGTCCAAGTTTCTCTTTAATGTTGTCAAAATCTAAATGAAAGGAGAAACAAATCGAAGCATGAGTAGGCAACACAAATGACATTTCAACATCCATCGTGAACATGCTTGAGTTTTGACAATAATGCAGAAATGTGAATAATCAACACAAAAGAGAAGAAAGGCCCTATGTATAAATTCAACATACATCATGAATGAGCTCGGGTTTAGACAATAATGCCGAACCCATCCCTCCACTAACGGAGAATGCTTTGGGGCATCCCATATTAATGTCAACTGCAGCAACATCATTGCACCTGATAGACCAGAGACAGAAGTGAACTTGTTTACAAAAGAAAAACTTTAAAAGTCTAAAATGACagattaatacaaaattaag from Impatiens glandulifera chromosome 9, dImpGla2.1, whole genome shotgun sequence includes the following:
- the LOC124914006 gene encoding uncharacterized protein LOC124914006, producing METSSGRAKTSGWAAFGLKQQQRQLAVDDDPYPPISGAPSPIRNNLRNHRPISSISPSVKSPSLSNNRELKKPLLAASCSSTIASNEKTNEYEKLKENFSWVDKSLLDDVLATVEYDVDQAYASLNAMFDSVNDGKININQAIKPESFGESIDLEKKNDDDSGSSKLFFARWDSIPIEPEWEEDDIYYVHRKDAMKMMRSASQHSKAAQNAYLRGDHILAQQLSLKAKEEWMASKSLNNNAAKEILNIRNKENNLWKIDLHGLHASEAVEAVEDRLKGLESHNLPLSHSVSLNDISQAGEELGLDSASTEFARHTRVKKLYELNESSSLNRPTTLHVITGKGSHSRGEASIPIAVRNFLNDNGYRYDDTRPGMMTVWPKIHRQRKRCDRVLIGFDNRR
- the LOC124914008 gene encoding tRNA-dihydrouridine(20) synthase [NAD(P)+]-like — its product is MDYKDKLVLGPMVRVGTLPLRLLAADYGADITYGEEIIDHKVIKCERRINKLIGTTDIVEKGNGSIVFRTCDEERNRVVFQLGTSDAVRALAAAQIVCNDVAAVDINMGCPKAFSVSGGMGSALLSKPELIHDILTTLKRNLDIPVTCKIRLLKSPIETVELARRIEKTGVSAVAVHGRKVADRPRDPAKWNEIADVVAALSIPVIANGDIFEYEDVQKIKNATGAASVMIARGGLWNASIFSAEGQAPWEVIKGEYFRKCILWDNDVKSTKQTLREMIMHHSCLELAEGQAINKTDTFLDLVKLYNEDKYYENVKYNRLIGRAAE